The following are encoded in a window of Panicum virgatum strain AP13 chromosome 5N, P.virgatum_v5, whole genome shotgun sequence genomic DNA:
- the LOC120673473 gene encoding transcription factor bHLH144-like — MQRDPTAFVGNPSFAYGYEADGCAVNGPLGGQCNYRVPVSPALGVPSGMTSPKMRSQLDAFEFQPSKVCPRNFIIFDHNDDKGRIVYHPALVNKLNPTNINAFPCRGEVICRSSDQDDGNLEQHASSFKEDTEEINALLNSESDEDSDEDDIMSTGRSPDPLELGPCESSSPPRFKKMRHFSGNGSDFDGSMENITHEEIRKMVTVLRGIIPGGDQLDAPDVLEEAVRYLKFLKVEAEKLGVVGFNA; from the coding sequence ATGCAGAGGGATCCAACAGCCTTCGTTGGAAACCCCTCCTTTGCTTATGGCTATGAAGCTGATGGTTGTGCGGTAAATGGACCTTTGGGTGGTCAATGCAACTACAGGGTTCCTGTTTCACCAGCCTTAGGAGTCCCTTCAGGCATGACAAGCCCTAAGATGCGAAGCCAACTTGATGCCTTTGAGTTCCAGCCTTCCAAGGTATGCCCCAGAAACTTCATCATCTTTGATCATAATGATGACAAAGGGCGCATCGTGTATCATCCTGCCTTGGTGAACAAGCTGAATCCCACAAACATCAATGCATTCCCGTGCCGTGGTGAGGTGATTTGCAGAAGTTCAGACCAAGACGATGGCAATCTTGAACAGCATGCCTCATCTTTCAAGGAGGATACAGAAGAGATCAATGCACTGCTGAACTCTGAATCAGATGAAGACAGTGATGAAGATGATATCATGAGTACCGGGCGTTCTCCTGACCCCTTGGAACTTGGCCCCTGTGAATCATCTTCACCACCCAGGTTTAAGAAAATGAGGCATTTTTCTGGAAATGGATCAGATTTCGATGGATCCATGGAAAATATTACTCACGAGGAGATCAGGAAGATGGTCACAGTTCTTAGGGGAATAATCCCTGGTGGAGACCAACTGGATGCTCCTGATGTCCTGGAGGAAGCTGTTAGATACCTGAAGTTTCTCAAGGTGGAGGCGGAGAAACTTGGGGTGGTGGGTTTCAATGCTTAG